A window of Rufibacter tibetensis genomic DNA:
CCAGAGAGAAGTCGGCGGATGGGCGAAAAACAAACCTTATCACCATGTCTTCACTGAAGGGGAAAAAGCACAGTTCACCAAAGAAAGGCAGGAAATCGGGGCCACGTTCGACAACGGGGCAACCATCACGGAATTGAAGTTCCTGGCCAGGGTGTATGCCTCCCAGAAAGATGAGCGGTATAAGGCCGCCTTCGAGAAGGGGCTCGCTTACGTGCTGACCGCCCAATACGGAAACGGCGGCTGGCCCCAGTTCTTCCCGCTGCGCCAGGGGAGCAGCGTGGCCTATGCCTCGCATGTCACCTACAACGACGACGCGATGGTGAACATCATGAAGTTCCTGCGGGACATCCACGGCGACAAGGGCGATTACCGGGCCCTGCAAGTCCCGGGGGCCACAAAGGAAAAAGCAAGGGAAGCCTTCGACAAGGGCATCGGTTGCATCCTCGCCTCCCAGATAAGGGTAAACGGGAGACCGACCGTGTGGTGCGCCCAGCACGACAGGAATACCCTTGTCCCGGCCAATGCCCGCAAATACGAACTCGCCTCCTTCAGCGGGGCAGAGTCGGTCGGCATAACGCAGCTGCTGATGGGCCTGCAGAATCCCTCCAGTCAGGTGATCGCCGCCGTGCAGGGGGCGGTGGCGTGGTTCGAAAAAAACAAGGTGGAGGGTATAAGGCTGGAGAAAAAAACAATAGAGGGCGGGAAGAGCGACCTTACCGTGGTACAGGACAGGTCCGCCCCCGCCATATGGGCGCGTTTCTATGACCTGAATACCCAAAAACCGTTTTTCTGCGACCGTGACGGGGTCATGAAATTTTCGCTTGCCGAGATCGGGCATGAGCGCAGAAACAACTATGGATGGTACACCGATACACCGCACAAGATTCTTCAGGCATACCCTGGCTGGGTGAAGAAGTGGGGTGTGAAATAGCCTTCAGGTCTCCCAATCCAATGCCGTTTACGGGCAGTGGAGCGGAAGGGCTCACTTGGTTTGCCCTGTTTTCCACGTCTACTGCCCCACCACAGGCCACCTATGCCTCCCTGGTCCGTATTACGGGCTTTGTAAAAGTAAACTAACCTCGAGATAGTGGGGTTTGGGGGGCTCAATTCTGCTGCCTTGATTCCTCCACTGAGAAATTGCCTTTTTCACAGTTGGTAAACCCGTAGCGGCAAGCCGCGTAATAGGTGGAAAAGTACCCCATAATCCTTCCGTCCTTGATCAGAACGAATTTTCCATAGGGTAATACCGGGATGCTTTCCTCTTGGTTGACATTGCTGCCGAGGGGTAGGGAATTGAACATAACAGGGGGAGGTAAAAGCCAAAGATAAACGTCCTTCGCTTTTGTCTGGTTAATTCTTTGTTAATCTTCAAATGACCTTAACATTCTCACCAAGCCGGTCATCACCATCATTTTGGACCTGGCCCGGATTGAGGGCAAGCAACTGAGCATGTAGTTCAAGTTCCGTATCCGAAACCACAAGGCAGGCGGCCTATACACGTGCAGGGAGGTTGACTCAGCGGAAGGCAGGGATGAGCTCCTGGGCTAATAGAATTTGAGGATTAAGTATTCAATGTTGGATAGGCCTTATCAGAAGATCACCAAACTGACCGGTGCCGTCCCTTACACCATCTCTAAGGTGAAGAAGGCGATGGCCAAAGGGGAAGTGAAGAAGCTCCAGTCTACCCTCGACGGCTTGATGGAACTCCTGAGGTACCAGGGCACCACTGGTCCTGAGGCCCTGTTCCTGCGGTTCGGGGAGGTCTATTATGCGCTTGAATACGGGTTCGCAGGGGTAATCAGGGAGCTACAGGCGGAAATCCGCACTGACTTCGCCGAAGGGGAGACGATCGTCTTACCTTCGGCCTACCTGGAGAGCATTCTGAAGAACCTGCTGGGCAACGCCTTGAAGTACCGTTCCCCCGACCGCAAGCCACAGGTGTGGGTCTCTACCACCATGTTGCCAGGCCACGTGTTGCTGAGAGTGCGGGACAATGGGGTGGGCATAGACCCGGAAAAGCACCGGGACCAGCTTTTCAAGCCTTTTGAGCGCTTCCATGCCTCCACGGAGGGTACGGGGCTGGGACTGCACATGATAAGCAACATAGTCCAGAGGAATGGCGGGCATATAGAGGTTGAAAGCCAACCCGGGCTAGGCACCACGTTCTCCGTCTATTTGCGGGAATATCCCTTGCCCGGCGCGTAGGGAGATTTCCCTCCGGGTACATTCCCCCCTGAGGCTAAATTGGAATGCGGCAGCTTACTGGCATAGCGTCTGCCCCACGCTTTCCCTACCTGGTGACTTTCAGCGCCTCCTCTATGTGTCCATGGTAAGCACGGGAAGTTAAAAGGCCGTGACAAAGTGGGTTCTGCGGTCCAGGGCACGCCCATTCCTGGTGCTGTGCGAAGGATGGTATGCACAGAGGGGTTCTGAAGAATAGAATCCCCATCATCCATAGTCCCGTGAACAACTTGGCGTAATACCAGGAATGAAGCAATACCGGTCTGACCCAATTAGGGGTTAGCGGGCAATTTCCTGCTGCGCCACTCTGTCGACCCTGGCCTTGCCGGCGAGATCCCTTCTTTCCGCCCGGTCGGAAGGATGCTCGAGAACAGAATTCCCTTTCTGGTTCCCGACGGCATCCAGGGCCCGGGAGATTTTTCCGATCTCCTCTTGGTTTGTCCGGTAACGCACGGACATCTCCGAGAACCTGGCCCCTTCCTGCCGGATGCTGTGGATGTCCCCGACCATTGCCCCGCTTCGCTCCAGGGTGTCCCTCACAGCCTCGGCCCTTCCTTTTGCCCCATGGCCCCGGTCGATCTCCTTCACCTGCACCATGGCTTGCTTTTCGGTTCCCGCCTCCTTTTCCATCTGTTTTTGGGGGGAGACCGCCGGAGAGGTGCCGGCAGGCAGTCTTTCCTGGCCAGCCTCGCCGGGCTGCCGTTCCCGAAGGTGGCGCTCCGTTTCTTCCAGCCGCGCCTGCTGCCGAATCTGCTCCGGGGTGAGCCCTTGGAGGGTCAGCTCCAGGTCCCGGTTGAAATCCTTGGAGAGAGGATAGTCCACCCGAATGAAATTCGCCGGCTGGCGCTCGGTTTCCGGCCGGAGCTTTTCCCGCTGTCGGTACAGTTCCTGGCTCAGGATCTCCAGTTGGGCCGTGTCTGCCCGGGCCGCACTCAGCTTCACCACCGTATCCTTCTCCGTGGACCGCTGGATGGTCACCTCGATACTGGGTTCCTCCTGGGAGGAGTTGAGATGGGCAGCCTGCCGGAGCAGGGGCTGGACGATTTTCTCCCCCTCCTGCGCCGAGGCATGGTGAAAATCCACCCGCAGGTTCGTATGGTAGCGCCCCAGGGTCGCATGCCAGCTGATCGGCCGGGCCGCTTCCCCGTAGGCCTCCTGGTCCGCCAGGGGCCGGAAGGAGCGGGCCATCTGCAGGTCGTTCAGGTAGTTGATGTTGTAACGCCGGCCGGCCGCATCCCGGTCGTCCGCCAGCACGATCTCGCGGGGCACCTGTTTGTCGATGATCCGCTGGATCAATTCCGTTTGCCTTTCCGTCACCGTGCCCGCAGTGGCGATGTACATGGTGTTTTTGCCGTCATGCTTCAGCTGATGGTAACTCATCGCGTCTATGGCGCTTTCCGTCACCACCAGTCGCTCAATGGGAGTGCCCTTGCCCTGAGTGGGGTGGGACACCCAGATGCCGTCTTTGGGCAATTCCAGCAGGCTCTTGAAATCTTTGTTTTTCTGCTCCACGCTGGCCAGCCCCTTTTCATTGTACAGGGGAAAGGCGGTATTACGGTGACCGTTCTGCTGGCTGGTGAAGACGCGGCCCTGGAAGGCGGGATTGTCGATGGTGGCGTCGGTTATCCCCCGGCTATGCAGGTAACTGCGGTCACTCAGCTCCCTGCGCACCCCCAGCACCTCGGAGATCAGCCGGGTCCTCCGGATTTCCTCGTCATCCGGCCCCTCTTTCCCCTTGCCTTGGGAAGAACCGGCCCCTGAGGAGATTGGCCCGGTGTCTCCCACCGGGAGTTGCGGGGGGGAAGGGTTCCCGTTGAGGTACTCCCGCAGATGCAGGCGCACCTCCCCCAGGTTCATGTTTTCCCGGGTTTTCACGAAATCGATGATCGTGCCCCGGTCCCGGTCATCCCCGGGGTTGAGGTAGACCTGCTTGTGGTTTTTCCGGGAGATGATGAGGTGCTCGCCGTCGTGGACGAGGTGGTGCCAGTCCCCTCGCTTTCCCTGGGACTTGAGCTGATAGCCCTGAGATTGGGCATAAGCGACCAGGTCAATGTCCTGTTTGAAGCGTTCAAGTTCCTGGGGATCGTTTTCCAATGCTTTCCTTTCCATCATGATGATATAGGGTGAAAAACAATATTCCTGAAATTGCGGATGGGGTAAACCCGCCGACCTCCCCGGTACCGACCAAAACGGGGTTAACGGGGCCCGTCCTTGGAAAGGCTGTCGATGTAGGTCAGCTGGTCCCTGAACTGCAGCAGCTCCTGCTGCCCGGGAAAGAGAAAAAGGTAGCGGTCCTCCTCGCCCGTCGCCACCGGGTTCTTGGAGGCGGTGGTTTCAAAGGAGAGGGCGGCCAGGAGGCGCTGGAGAAGGCGGTGCTCCTTCCGTTTCAGCATCCCGTTCTTCAGGTTCACGACCGTGGTGTAGGGAAACGTGTGCTGCTCACAGAAAGGCTTCAGCTGCCCATGCCCTAAGACCTTCAACCGGTATTGAATGTAGCGTAGCACATCTGCATACAGTACGAATAGGGTAGGGTCCGGGAACCCCAACGGTTTTATGATCTCATTTGAAGGCATGATTGAGGGTGTTGGACAATCCACAACCTCAGCCGGGGGAAGCGCTCAGGTACCAAATGGACAGTCAATGTCAATATTTGCCTACAATGTATGATTATTTATCAAATGATATAAAAACAATATCTTAAAAATCAGTTTGTTACCTTCAGGCGGAAGGCACTGTGCCTTTGGGTAGTAAAACGTATAATTATATGATAAGTTTTGAATAATATTTTACTAACTTTTATATAACTTTTCACTACCTGGAACGTTTAAGGGATACCATGGCGCATCAAACCTTCCTTATTGGTTTAGTGCTCGTCCCGGCACTGTTGCTGATAGTGTTGGTTTGGTGGAGATTTTATGGCAAAGGCAGGGTGGCCCCTGAAAGCGGCTCCGGCCTCCACCGTTTCCAATGTATCCCAAACCGTTATTATGATGTCAGCGATTTCATTGATCCGATTCCCAATGCGGAGCCATCCGAACATGGTGGAATACAGAATATCATAGAGGAGTTGCTGGAGGGGGCCGAACCCCAGCCAGATTCCTGGGAGGAAGATTCCATCATGGGAGAGGGGCACCTTGCCCCCTCGTGGGAGCAGGCGAAAAACCCTCCAGGCAGCCCTGATCAATCTAAACCTGTTTCTGATACACCTGAGTCTGGCCTTTTCCCCGAGGATGGCCTCCCTCAGGAAACATCGCCACCTCCGCCGGACCCTTCCCAAGGCAGCCCGGCCACCCCGGAAGAAGGGGATGACGCCATTGCCCCCTCTCTATTCTACAACGCGGTGACCGCCCCGGCCGAGACGGAGAATGACTCCCTAAACCGGCAGGCCGTCGCCGCGCACCGCGCCCGCAGAGGAGCCGCCCTGCGGGCCAAGCTGACAAACCAGAAAGAGGCACTGGGAGAACTTTTCCTTGGAGGCCCAACGGTTGCAGACCCGGGGGACAAAGCGTCCTGAACGCCGGCAACCGCCCGCCCAGGGAAACCTGACAGTTATTATCCATTAACCTTAACCTATAAGACCAATGTTTACCAAACAGAGAAGTTGGGGAACAGGGCTATGGGCCCGTTTCTCGGAGAATACAAAGTCAGTGGCGCTGCAGGCGCTTACCTACAGGGCCTCCCCCTGGGAAAAACGGGCTATGTCCATCGCCCTGTGCCTGGCCATGGCGCAGCGGGCCCAGGCACAGGGTGGGACCGCGGCCGCGCTGGAAGGAGTCCAGGAGACCATCATCACCATCGTGCAGATCCTCTTTTCCATCATCCTGGTGATTGGCCTGATCCGGGTGGTGATGAAATTCATCAACGGGGCCCCGGATGCCCTTTCCTCACTGGGTTGGCTCGTCGGGGGGGTGATCCTGTGGTTCGGCTTCCAGTTCTTCAAGGATGACCTGGTCGGGACCGTGGGAGGGGAAGGAGGCGTGAGATAATCTTCCCCCATGCGCTCCTATCGAAGCATTGAGAGACCGGCCCAGGTACTGGGGATGAACCTCATGGACCTGGGCCTGGTGGTAGGGCTGTTCATAGGGTCGGTGCTGCTGCTCGGGCTGCTGAACCTGCTGCTCCCCGTCCCGCGCCTTGTCTATTTGGTGGTGTTCCTGCTGGAGATAGGGCTCCTGTCCGTGCTGCGTCTGCTCACCAGGACCCGTCCCCCCGGATTCCTTTTAGGCTGGCTGTCCTACCGCTTCCTGCAGCCGCGGCGCATCGCCGTCGGCATCTTTCCCAAAACCTTGCAGAAAAATGAGAAAAGAAAGAACCGTTCCGTTTGAGGCCGTCATGCCGGTGCATTCCTTCGAGGGCAACAAGGTTGTTTTCAAGGATGGCCGGGTAGGGGTCGGTTTCCAGGTGGAGCCGGCGGAGATGGAAAGCTGGACCCCTCAGGATTTCACTTCCTTCAACCAGGCCCTGCTGGGAATGATGCGGCCCTTGCCGGTCAATACCATCATCCAGAAAACGGATATCTACTATGACCGCCCCTACCGGGCAGACAAAAGGGAACAGACCTACTTCGAGGGGAAAATGAACAAGCACTTCTTCGAGAGGCTGGTGCTTTTCCAGAGATCCTACCTGTTCCTGAGTTTCGCCCCCGTGGAGGGGAAGCCCGTCAGGACGAATGCCCTGAACGCCCTGGTTTCCCGGATGGGGGAATCCCTGATCAGGAACCCCTTCGAACGCGTGGCCAACACCCTGGAGCTGGCCGAGTCGGCGGCCCAGGAGTTCGCCGCAGCCCTGGCCGGGACCGGGGAGGTGCAGGTCCAGCGGCTGGGCACGGAGGCGATCAGGGACCTGTATCACCAGTACTTCAACCTCCAGTTCGATACCGTCCCAAAACGGCAGGAGCGGGAAATCTCCAACGGGGCCGGGACCCTGGCGGTGGGGGAGCACAAAGTGTCGATCCTCTCCCTGGTGGGGCAGGGAAGTGAGCAGCATCCGGCGGTGCGCAACGGCTACGGCGTCACCGCCCCGATGGTCTACCCCCTGACCGTCTCGTTGCCCTGCCCGCATGTCCTGACGCAGGCCTTCCTCCTCCAGGATACCCGGGCGGCCCTTTCAAGCCTGGACACCGACCGGAAACTGAACACCTCGCTGGCCCGGCTGGCCACGCAGGACAACCAGCTGCGGGCCTTGGAGATAGAGCAGTTCACCGCCGAGGTGCGGGCGGGCAGCAAACAGATCATCGGCCTGCACCTCTCGGTGCTCCTTTGGGAGGCGAACGATTTCCTCCGGCGGGAGAACATCGAGAAAACGACGGCCGCTTTCCGCAGCATCTTCGGCATGGAAAGCGTCGTGGAGTCCCACCTGTCCCTGCCGCTGTACTTCGGACTGCTGCCGGGCAACGCCTTCCAGATCCCGGACAGGTGGCTGGTGACCAGCGCGGACCGGGGCGTGTGCCACATGCACTGGACGGCGACCTACAGAACGGACCGGGTGGGGGAATACTTCTGCGACCGGCAGCGGAACCTGCTGCAGGTGAACTTGTTCAACACGGACCTGGATAACCAGAACGCCATCGTGATCGGCCCTTCCGGCTCCGGGAAAAGCTACACTTTCGGCTACATTGTGGTGCAGCGGCACGAGCGGCAGGCCCGGCAGATCCTCATCGACATCGGGGGCACCTACCGCAACGTGGTCCAGTCGCTGAACGGGGCGGACTTCGGGAACACCTACTTTGAGTATGACCCGGAGAACCCCATCGAGTTCAATCCCTTCCTGGTTCCCCGCTCCCCGGATGGCACCCGATGGCGCTACTCCGATGAGAAGCTGAACTTCCACCTGGCCCTGCTGGCCGTCCTGTGGAAGGGCGGCGGGGACAGTGCCCCCCTGAGCAAACCCGAGAGGGCAATCCTGAGCCGTTTCCTGATCCAGTACTACAAGTACCTCAACGGGGAAGGCGACGGAAGCCAGGGCGAAGGGGAAATGCCGGGCATGGCGGGCTTCCTGCGCTTTGTGCGGAGGTTTGACGACGACATGCGCCGCCCCGCGGAACACCCCGACGGGAAGGGGGAGATGCGGGAGCAGTACAGGAAGGACATGGCGTATTTCGACCTCCACCAGTTCTTCCTGGTGCTGGCGCAGTTCACCGAGGGCGGCCGGTACGAGAAGGTCCTCAACGCCCGGCAGGAGGTGGAGCTTTCGGAGCACCGGCTCATCTGCTTTGACCTGGCGAAGGTGAAGGCAGACCCCGACCTCTACCCGGTGGTGGCCATGCTCATCACGGAGCTGTCGCTGGACCTGTTCCGCAAGTTCCCGGACGACATCAAATACATCGCCCTGGACGAGGCGTGGGCCATGCTCTCCGGCGGGGTGATGGAGGAGTTCATCGTCTCCATGTACCGCACGATCCGGAAAACGAACGGCTCCATCACCATCATCACGCAGGGGATCGGGGAAATCGTCGAAAGCCGGATCGGCTATGCCCTGATCAACAACAGCTCGACGAAGATCATCCTGCGGCACGCCAACCCGGATTCCCTCGCCCAGTTGCAGATCCCACTGGGGCTCACGGACCACGAAATGGACCTGATCCGATCCGTCCGGTCCACGTCGGAATTCCGGGAGTTTTTCATCAAGCAGGGGTCGAAAGGGAAGGTGTACGTGCTGGAGGCGTCCCCGGAGCTGAGCGCCGTCCTGAGCTCCAAGCCGGCCGAACGGAACCATTTGAACCGGCTGGTGAAGCGCTACCAGCAGCAGCGCCGCCGGTTTGCCCGTGACCGGTACGGGAATGTCAGGATGGAAGGCGGACTGCCGGTGTTCGAAACCTATACCGAGCAGCGCCTGGACTACGCCGTGGAGCAGTTCACGGAAGACAAGCGGGCGGGCCTATTGGGGAAATGAGATGGAGACACAACTACTTTTCGTCGCCCATGGAATCAATGACGGGTTCCTGAGGGCCTGTGACGAGTCGCTGGAGACGGTGCTGGCCATCTGCCGGTTCATCACGCCCACGTTCATGAGCATTGCCCTGATCGTTTCCATCGGGCGGGGCTACCTGTCCGGCTATGGCCTGCAGATGGACCTCTCACCGGTGGTCAAGGCGCTGGCCCTCTTCCTCCTGCTCTTTTTCTACCGGGACCTGACCCATATCCTGGGGGCGGGGATAAAAGGGGTCACCCAGCTTTTTGACGGCTCGGGGAACGTGGGGGAGGCCCTGCAGAAACTGACGGCGCCACCCGGGATTGTGGCGGCGGCCCAGGCGGACACGGTGGCCCCGGCGGACGTCGTGGAGCAGGGCGGCGCCTGGTACTCCAAAATCTACCACAGCATCGCCAACTTCTCCCTCATGAACCTGATCACGGAGTTTTTCACCACGACCACCGTCCTGTTTATCCGCCAGATCGTGCTCTTCATCCGGCAGTTCGTGCTGGGCTTCCTCTACGTGGTGGGCCCGCTGGCCATCTGCCTTTCCGTGGTGCCGGCATTCTCCGGCCTGGCCGGCAAGTGGCTCCAGAACTTCATCGCGGTGCAGTTCTGGGCGCTGACCATGAACCTGCTCGATTTGATCTACACCAACTTCGCAAACCAGAACACCACCGAGGGAGGGGTGCTGGGCGGCATGGTGACCATCGGCCAGACCTACAACGATGCGCAGTTCCTGGTGATGTCCGTCGCCTTCATCATCCTGTACTGCATGGTGCCCACTTTGACGGGCTACTTCATCGGCTCCACCGCCGTGCAGTCTTTCATCGGCACCACCTTGGGGATGGCAGCAGGGGCGGCAGGGACTGTTGGTGCAGTCGTATCACCCCCAGCCACTGGAGGAGGAGTTTCGGGCGTATTGGGCAGAGCCATGGGTTTTGGCAGCACCGCAGTTCCTCCGAGTGGAGGGCTACAGGAAGGCAGGGCCTCTACATCCGGGGAGAGTGTAAACTACTCTACTCCCCAGATGCCCTCCGGAAATGCAGAACCGACTTCTGTCAGGTATAACGGGGGCTCTCCCATGGCTACAACTACATCAGGTTGGGAAGGAGGGTCTTCCGGGGAGAATGCTTCGGGGAATGACTATGGTGATGATTCCTATCTCTCTCCCACGGATGGTTCACAAGTCCCTTCCATGGGTACGGTGGACTATCCCTACCATGGTGGGGAGGGGGACTCCTTTACAGACTACTACTTCGACGGGAACTTGGATAGCGAGGAGCCTTACAGCGACCGGTACGATGAAGATTGATATTGTTGCACCTACTACAACCCAGATCAATATGAGTACAATCAAAGACTTGAACACCTCTTTCAAAACCATGCAAATTATTTCACTGGCCTGCATCGTCGGGTTTGTCGTGCTCGCACTGGGCGCGGGATACGGGTTCTACAAGGTAACCCAGAATGCGGGCCGTAGGGTGTATGTGGTGACGAACTCAGGCTCGGCTGCGGCGCTGGCGGTCGGGGCAGATGTCCGTACCCCCTTTGAGGCCAGAAACATGGTGAAGGGTTTCATGAAAACCATGTTCGGCCATGACCAATATACCTTCAAGCAGAACCTGGACGCCGCACTGCCCTTGATCGAAGGGGCCGGGGGACGTCGGATTTTCGAGAACTTCAACCGGGGGCAGGTCCTGCAGAACTACCAGCGTTACTCCGCCCGCTCCGTCCTGGACGTGGACAGCATCCACTTAGACATGAAGACGCGGCCTTTCTCAGGAAGGGTGTACACCAAACAGCGGATCTTCATCGGGGACCAGCAGAGGCAGAGCCTCCCGATGGCCGCCCGCTTCAACTTGGTGGAGACGGAACGCTCCGATGAAAACCCCTACGGCCTGCTGATCACCGATTTCGACTACATCCCCTATAACCCGCCGGTCTCCCGCGAGGAAAAAGAGTTCCTCCAGCAGCAGGAAGCGGAGCGGCAAAGGAGATTGCAGGAGGCGGCCGCCGGGGCGGGGGTCACACCGCCCGGATATGCAAACCCAACCCTTGGGGAAACCTCTGCTGCGGAACCTGGGCCTATGCCACTCCGGCAATAATTTTCACCTAACATAAACATCATGAGAAATCTTCGCTACACGTTTGCTTTCCTTTGGTGGATATGGGCGATGGGCGAGGCCCTTGCCCAGGAGGCAAGCCCGCTCCTGGATATCGCCGTCTCGGATTCCTCTACCACCTACCTCGTGTTCAATGGGCCGGTATCCCTGGTCGATGTGGGCATGGCCAACAACTACCAGGTGAAAATAGAGGCCAATGCGGTCTTCGTCCGGGCTAGGAAGAAGAACCCGGCACCGACCCCGATTCTCATCCGCCACGGTTCGAACTACTGGATGGGGCGACTGGTGTACAGCGCCAACCCTGTGTTGAAGCTGTATGACTTCAAAGGAGCCACCCTGGCATCTGGGACCACCGGCCAGGGCGCTTCAGGCAGCCTGACCGGGAACCCCCTGGCCTTAAGCGCCCCCATTAGAAGGGAGGAAGTGGAAAGAAAGCTCTCCAGACTGGGGCAGGAGAAGGAAGAGCATCGGGCAGTGGCTGTGGTCGGCAATGGCCTGGTACTGTCGCTGGCCAATGTCCGCAACGACAAAAAGTTCACCTACCTGCGCCTCAAGGTCATCAACAGGACGAACATCGATTATCTGGTGGACATCACGGACTTTCAGCTCGTGGAGAACGCCAAAGGGAAATTCCTGGGCAAAAAGAAAAACCAGGCCCGTCGCCCCCTTGCCCCGGCGGGTGGTGAGGCAAACCAGAACATCGAAGGGCGCTCCACCGGGTACCTGACCTATGCAATCCCGCTTTACGCGGCCACCAATGACGGGTACCTGGAGGTAACCCTTCGGGAGCTCCATGGGGCAAGGGTATTGGTATTGCCTATTCCCAGTAGATTGATCAATCGGGCCAAGACCATTTAAACATTCAGAAATGGAAATCATAGACGAAAACTACCATAGCGGAAACCTGGGGGAGACAACCCCCGCAAGGGATAGCCACGGTTACCATAGGAGAAAACCTTTGGAGGAAGCCCTGAGGGAACATTGGTTCCAAGTCCTGATGGGTTTGGTGGTGGTACTCTTCGCCGGCCTTTTCCTCTGGCTGCGCACGGCCCAGAGCGCGGCCCGGGAGAACATTGATCCCGTAGCCGCAGCCTCTGTCAATATTGAGCAGGCGATTCCGGAAGTGGCCATTGATAGGATCGAAAATAAAACTCCCTCCGCTATCCTGGAGGAACAAAGGAAGCTGGAATTAGAGGCCCGAAACGCTGCCCCCCAGCCAACCGGGGAGGAAGTGGCAAGTGCTTTTGTCACCGATACGTCAGGACAGGCCGCCCGGAGGCAGCTGCGGAACGGGCCGCAGGCTTTGCGGCAGAGCCGGGCGGAGGCAATGGAGGTGCGGCATTCCTCGGTAGGGCATTTCCGAACGGGTTCCCACACTGCCGGAAGTATCCCTGGCAGGGGGCGTCCGATAGCGTCAAATGATCCTCCGCAGCCTCAATATGACAGTGACGGAACCCCTTTTGAAACGAACCAGGAAATCCTGCGGATGCTCGCCGCCTCTTCTCCCCAGACGAGGCAGGTGTATGAACAGACCACCGGCAGGAGGTACCGGGAACCCGGGAAGGGCAATGTTTCCAAACCTGCACCGGCCTCCCAGACGCCTGGCTCGGATGGCTTCTACACCTACAAAGCTTCCAGCGGCCGGTTCAACCCCAGTGCAGCGGGCCACAACCCGGCAGACGGCCCTACCCCGGATGCCTTCTTCAGGTGCGTGGTTTCCGGGAAACAGAGAATCCGTAGCGGCTCCGCGGTGATCATGCGCCTGCTGGAGGATGCCGTGATATCCGGGGTGACCTTTCCCAGGAACATGGTATTCGCCGGTGTGGCCAAGGTTGAGGCGAACCGGGTCACCCTGCAGATCGACCGGCTGGGACCGACGAGGGTGAAAGCGGATATCTATGACCTCAACTACTTGCCTGGCATAATGATAGACCCTGAAAAGCGGGTCGCCAAAGAGCTGGACCAAGGGTTCGGCGATCTTCAGCGGCAGGCAAGCCAGGAGATCAGCACGGCCATAGACCGATCCGCCTCCAGCGCCAATTCAGTGCTTGGGGTAGCCGGCCGGGTGGCGGCTAACGTGGTCTCTCGGCCCAGGACGCGCCAAAGGCAGCGGGACGTGCTGCTGCCGGACGGGTATCCCGTCTTGATCACTTCGGCCGCGGCAGGCCAAATGGAGTCAGCCGGCTTGTAGTAAGGATCCAGTGTTCTAACATTAAAATTAAAAGGGATGAGAAAGCTTGTTTTAACGGTAGCGGCGGCGGGGGTATTGGTCACCCGACCCGCTAACACAGATGCCCAGTTCGTGGTGAATGACCCTATCCACATGGGGGTCCATATCGGGGAATTCGCCAAACGCCTCGCCCAGTGGTCAGAGACCGTTCAGAATTACCAGGTGATAAAGGATGCCCGCACAATAGCCGGGGTAACAAAGGACCTCACCGGGGAGGTAAAGGATCTCACCTCTGAGGGCCTTGCGCTTCAACGCCGGATCCAGGAAGACCTGAGGAAAGTGCATAGTATCGTGGACCTTCGAATTTCCAACCCTGCTGAACTG
This region includes:
- the traM gene encoding conjugative transposon protein TraM, whose protein sequence is MAIDRIENKTPSAILEEQRKLELEARNAAPQPTGEEVASAFVTDTSGQAARRQLRNGPQALRQSRAEAMEVRHSSVGHFRTGSHTAGSIPGRGRPIASNDPPQPQYDSDGTPFETNQEILRMLAASSPQTRQVYEQTTGRRYREPGKGNVSKPAPASQTPGSDGFYTYKASSGRFNPSAAGHNPADGPTPDAFFRCVVSGKQRIRSGSAVIMRLLEDAVISGVTFPRNMVFAGVAKVEANRVTLQIDRLGPTRVKADIYDLNYLPGIMIDPEKRVAKELDQGFGDLQRQASQEISTAIDRSASSANSVLGVAGRVAANVVSRPRTRQRQRDVLLPDGYPVLITSAAAGQMESAGL
- a CDS encoding DUF4138 domain-containing protein is translated as MGMANNYQVKIEANAVFVRARKKNPAPTPILIRHGSNYWMGRLVYSANPVLKLYDFKGATLASGTTGQGASGSLTGNPLALSAPIRREEVERKLSRLGQEKEEHRAVAVVGNGLVLSLANVRNDKKFTYLRLKVINRTNIDYLVDITDFQLVENAKGKFLGKKKNQARRPLAPAGGEANQNIEGRSTGYLTYAIPLYAATNDGYLEVTLRELHGARVLVLPIPSRLINRAKTI